In Scytonema millei VB511283, the sequence AACTGCACGGGGAGCCTTGCGCACTCTGGCAAGGATTGTTTCTTTCCCCAAACGCTGACAAGCTTCGTAACGATGGCAGCCAGAGAAACCGTAGTATTGTCCTTCCACTTCCAGTACGTCAATTGGCTCTTGCTGTCCGATCTCTTGAATTGATTCCATTAATGCTTTAACCTTCTGCTGGTCGTTCTCCCGTGGCAAAGGTCGCCGAATCTGATTCAAGGGAATCTCTTGTACTTTTGTCATATCTATCGCTTTGCATCACCTCTTTCTAAATCATACTCGTTATGACTTTATTATGCAACATATATTTGTACTTTCTCTGCAACTCAACTAAAGAGAGATAAAAGAGATAAATTTGTTGGAGAAACTAGGTTACACATATTAGACATTGCACCTGCACGTTTATACCAATGGAAAGAAATATTTTTAAGTCAAAAGTCAAAAGTCAAAAGTCAAAAATTAGGAGCCAAGAGTCAGGAGTCATGAGTCATGAGCCAAGAGCCAGAAGTAATTCTTCTCCCTCAGCCTCCTCAGCTCCCTCAGCTCCCTCAGCTCTCTTCTGCGGCGTACTGACGATCGCCTGCTGGATGGGATTGGCTAGTGCAACTTTGGCAGCAAGGGGTGAAGAGACACAACTCAAAGTTGGCGTGGTGCAGCGCTTCGGGGATGAATTGACAGATGAATTGACGCTGCAAGCAACACCAGGCGATCGCCTCCAGCTCAAATTTAACAGCCCAACTCAAACTCAAAATCAAACTCAAAATCAAACAGTGCGACCGCAGGAAACTCAGCTCAGCGCTAGCAATGTCAAATTAGTAGTGCAGATGCAAACCTTGGTGACACCCGTATTGCAAGAGCGGGTAGTTCTTAGCACTCATCGTAGTTTTGAGACTGCGGAAGATGCGGCAAAGCAATGGCGTGCTTTAGGGATTGAGACAGAAATTGCTCAGCCGGAACAATGGCAAGTGTGGGCAAAACGCCAAGTTTATAACACACCGTTCCTGCGGCGAATGTTGCTCAGTAGCGTCCAGCTTCAAGGTAAGAAAACCGCACATTTAGACAGCCGAATTTTGCAGCAAGTGCCGATTGTGAGTTGGGAAATCAACGGCAATCGTTATAGTAGCGATCGCCTGGAAGTGAGTACAAATAAAAATTTAATCCAAGTTCGCCAAGGCAAAGAAGATAAATATGGAATTCCCTTTGCCGGAAAACTACAACTGCAACCGAATGCCTACGGGACTTATACCTTAGTCAACGATGTACCGCTTGAAACCTATTTACGGGGAGTTGTACCCCACGAAATCGGCAGAAATGTATCTTATGCGGCGATCGAAGCGCAAACGATTATTGCTCGAACGTATGCCTTACGGAATTTGCGCCGTTTTGCGATCGATGGGTACGAACTGAGCGCCGATACCCATTGTCAAGTTTATGTGGGCTTAAAAGATACCGATCCCAATGCAGACCGAGCAATTTTAGCAACTAGAAATAAGGTACTAACTTACAACAACGAGTTAGTTGACGCACTCTATTCTTCTACAACAGGTGGAGTAACGGCTGTTTTTAGCGATGTTTGGAATGGAGCGGACAAACCATACCTAAAATCTTTGGTAGATTCCGCTTACAGCGTTTGGAACTTATCGCGTCAGAGTCTTGCTGATGAAAACAACTTTCAACGTTTTATCAACATGCAACGGGG encodes:
- a CDS encoding ParB N-terminal domain-containing protein gives rise to the protein MTKVQEIPLNQIRRPLPRENDQQKVKALMESIQEIGQQEPIDVLEVEGQYYGFSGCHRYEACQRLGKETILARVRKAPRAVLKMHMA
- a CDS encoding SpoIID/LytB domain-containing protein; amino-acid sequence: MSHEPRARSNSSPSASSAPSAPSALFCGVLTIACWMGLASATLAARGEETQLKVGVVQRFGDELTDELTLQATPGDRLQLKFNSPTQTQNQTQNQTVRPQETQLSASNVKLVVQMQTLVTPVLQERVVLSTHRSFETAEDAAKQWRALGIETEIAQPEQWQVWAKRQVYNTPFLRRMLLSSVQLQGKKTAHLDSRILQQVPIVSWEINGNRYSSDRLEVSTNKNLIQVRQGKEDKYGIPFAGKLQLQPNAYGTYTLVNDVPLETYLRGVVPHEIGRNVSYAAIEAQTIIARTYALRNLRRFAIDGYELSADTHCQVYVGLKDTDPNADRAILATRNKVLTYNNELVDALYSSTTGGVTAVFSDVWNGADKPYLKSLVDSAYSVWNLSRQSLADENNFQRFINMQRGFNEAGTRLFRWRRESSIEQLTQDLQKFLTKNRSPLANFSRIQQIQVTQRSPGGRILKLAVQTDRSNILLEKDEIRSAFSSPRSTLFYLEPLYDQTKGENALQGYAFVGGGLGHGVGLSQTGASGLAKQGWKSDRILNFYYPGTQIREWGVGSRES